One genomic segment of Misgurnus anguillicaudatus chromosome 25, ASM2758022v2, whole genome shotgun sequence includes these proteins:
- the anxa13 gene encoding annexin A13 has protein sequence MGNCQPTIFPYEDFDVVADIKAIRKACKGLGTDEQAIIDILANRSAAQRMEIKQAYFDKYDDELEEVLKKELSGNFENAIIAMLDPPHVFAVKELRKAMKGAGTDEDVLVEILCTATNDEIRTYQETYTYVHDRDLEADIEGDTSGEVRRLLTLLLEGNRDESYDVDEALAEQDAVSMFEAGEGCFGTDESTFSYILATRNYLQLQVTFKAYEAISGTEILDAIDNETSGTLKDCYTTLVRCAKNPQLFFARRLNDAMKGAGTDEDTLIRIIVCRSEIDLETIKDMYLEKYDVSLKDAICSECGGDFKRLLLAILH, from the exons ATGGGAAACTGTCAG CCAACCATTTTTCCTTATGAAGACTTTGATGTTGTTGCTGACATCAAGGCCATCCGTAAGGCCTGCAAAGGTTTAG GAACTGATGAGCAAGCCATAATAGACATCCTGGCCAATCGAAGCGCAGCACAAAGAATGGAAATCAAACAGGCATACTTTGACAAATATGATGAT GAGCTGGAGGAGGTTTTGAAAAAAGAGCTGTCAGGAAACTTTGAGAACGCCATTATTGCAATGCTGGACCCTCCTCATGTGTTCGCTGTTAAGGAGCTCAGGAAGGCCATGAAGGGTGCGGGCACAGATGAGGATGTCCTGGTTGAGATTCTGTGTACTGCTACTAATGAT GAAATTAGAACTTACCAAGAGACCTACAC CTACGTGCATGACAGAGACTTGGAGGCAGACATTGAAGGAGACACAAGTGGGGAAGTGAGAAGGCTGCTTACTTTACTTCTTG AGGGTAACCGAGATGAGAGCTATGATGTGGACGAAGCGCTGGCTGAGCAAGATGCTGTCTCAATGTTTGAG GCTGGAGAGGGCTGCTTTGGGACAGATGAGTCGACTTTCAGCTACATTTTGGCCACCAGGAACTACTTGCAACTGCAAGTCACATTCAAAGCCTACGAAGCT ATTTCTGGAACAGAGATTTTAGATGCAATTGATAATGAAACCTCTGGAACTCTGAAGGACTGCTACACCACACTTG TGAGGTGTGCAAAGAACCCTCAGCTATTCTTTGCTCGGAGGCTGAATGATGCCATGAAAGGGGCGGGAACTGATGAAGACACCCTTATCCGCATTATTGTGTGTCGCTCAGAG ATTGATCTGGAGACCATTAAAGACATGTACCTGGAGAAATATGATGTGTCTCTTAAAGACGCCATCTGCTCCGAATGCGGTGGAGATTTCAAGCGCCTCCTGCTGGCCATCTTGCACTAA